One genomic region from uncultured Subdoligranulum sp. encodes:
- a CDS encoding family 78 glycoside hydrolase catalytic domain, with protein MRCVQMLPVVKDFLAPNGEWVLDFGQNITGVVHAKLDLPAGAQVRLRHAESLDENGNFYTGNLSFAKSEDTFRSAGQPAEYLPRFTCHGFRYLCVEGLPGQAGGEAAAALLTGTANPGGKLTGTWPLSYDQVPSRDTFGQKVTRYKEGLYVGYRYYDTAGLPVRYPFGYGLSYTRFAYSDLTVENRTVRVAVTNIGDCPGAEVAQLYIAPPRTGPYRPAKELKGFARVYLTPGESRTVDFPLQDDPPLEPGRFSMEDSIMEMKDFSPLMMQAFRATIAQGFGGKADYSNPDFRMMIMSGADAPLRAAVLSSGGSFPAAAAQGLLAAANGQTDGPA; from the coding sequence GTGCGCTGCGTGCAGATGTTGCCGGTGGTGAAGGATTTTCTGGCCCCCAACGGGGAATGGGTGCTGGATTTCGGCCAGAACATCACCGGCGTGGTGCATGCCAAACTCGATCTGCCAGCGGGGGCGCAGGTGCGCCTGCGCCATGCTGAATCGCTGGATGAAAACGGCAACTTTTACACGGGAAACCTGAGCTTTGCCAAGTCGGAGGATACATTCCGCTCAGCTGGGCAGCCAGCTGAGTACCTGCCGCGGTTCACCTGCCACGGGTTTCGGTATCTCTGCGTGGAGGGCCTGCCCGGCCAGGCAGGCGGTGAGGCTGCCGCGGCACTGCTGACCGGCACAGCCAACCCCGGCGGCAAGCTGACCGGGACCTGGCCTTTGAGTTATGACCAAGTGCCCAGCCGGGATACCTTCGGCCAGAAGGTCACCCGCTATAAAGAAGGTCTGTATGTCGGTTACCGCTACTACGACACGGCCGGGTTGCCGGTACGGTACCCCTTTGGCTATGGACTGAGCTATACGCGGTTCGCGTACAGCGACCTGACGGTGGAGAACCGCACGGTGCGGGTCGCCGTCACGAACATTGGCGATTGCCCGGGCGCCGAGGTGGCGCAGCTTTACATTGCGCCGCCCCGCACCGGGCCCTACCGCCCGGCCAAAGAGCTGAAAGGCTTTGCCAGGGTTTATCTGACCCCCGGCGAGAGCCGCACCGTTGACTTCCCGCTGCAAGACGATCCGCCGCTGGAACCGGGCCGCTTCTCAATGGAGGACTCTATCATGGAAATGAAGGACTTCTCCCCACTGATGATGCAAGCCTTCCGTGCCACCATTGCGCAGGGATTTGGCGGGAAAGCGGACTACAGCAACCCGGATTTCCGCATGATGATTATGTCCGGCGCCGACGCG
- a CDS encoding insulinase family protein, whose translation MNTLLHGFTEIRQAPLPELDATLHEMEHTQTGARLVWLERDEENKTFGIAFPTLPKGDTGVFHILEHSVLCGSDRYPVKEPFVELLKHSMNTFLNALTFPDKTLYPISSRNPKDFLTLMRVYLDAVFHPAIYHNPAIFRQEGWRYEFDADGKPHYKGVVFNEMKGAFADADELETNALNRALFPNTPYRFVSGGDPACIPDLTYEQFLAAHRKFYAPSNALIFLDGAVDLDTVLRVLDEEYLRSFARSERTVFPPLQAPVDGGVQRIEYEVASEAEEPGRTRLAYGFVLGSYADRETLVATGVLAQVLAGDNESPLCRAVLSRQLARDLMLRVYDSVAQPWLQMEITDLNAENAAAAEQAVFDELRRLAEQGIDCTKLEAALARREFEMRERDFGAYTPGVGLCMQTLESWLYGGRPEDNLQVGALFDSLRAKMREGYFEDLLRRIFLENPHRAKVVLTPSHTAGEARRQAEADRLAREAAAWTEADRTALQQEQQELDAWQKTPDSPEALATLPSLTLADLPAAPTDLPLETATLAGIPVLLHRVKTRGIVYLTFYFDADGLRPEQMSELGYLCQLLGHLPTRHYTAEQLNDRIRLTCGELRFYATAYAIPGETGRCHVKLCLSLSALEPKLDAALDLAAEVLTTTDLSAEPAARDILRQLRTQRMQNCIMAGHNVGNGRLAAQFSAAGAAQEYLTGFAGYQWVKAREDHWDWAALRPALQSLLDAIACKARLTLAVTTDHDLAGQAAARLAAALPEGAAAPEATALAPWGVRREGIAIPADIAFACCGGNVLAGGQPYTGAWQLASKLLGLEYLWNAVRVQGGAYGTGLAVRDTGLAACWSYRDPRGVQSLETYSRCADFLRQFCRESRDLTGLIIGAVSDSEPLLSPQAQGTTADTWYWQGVDYAERCRRRKALLSATPDTLLALADALETALQGGVCVVGGRPQLEACGLDSIESV comes from the coding sequence ATGAACACACTCCTTCACGGTTTTACCGAAATCCGGCAGGCCCCGCTGCCCGAGCTCGACGCCACCCTACACGAGATGGAACACACGCAGACTGGCGCGCGGCTGGTCTGGCTGGAGCGGGACGAGGAGAATAAAACCTTTGGCATCGCCTTCCCCACCCTGCCAAAAGGCGACACCGGCGTCTTTCATATCCTCGAGCACTCGGTGCTCTGCGGGTCGGACCGCTACCCGGTCAAGGAGCCCTTCGTCGAACTGCTCAAACACTCGATGAACACCTTTTTGAACGCGCTGACCTTCCCGGATAAAACGCTGTACCCCATTTCCAGCCGCAACCCCAAGGACTTTCTGACCCTGATGCGGGTGTATCTTGACGCGGTGTTCCACCCGGCCATCTACCACAACCCCGCCATCTTCCGGCAGGAGGGCTGGCGGTACGAGTTTGACGCCGACGGCAAGCCCCACTACAAGGGCGTCGTGTTTAACGAGATGAAGGGCGCGTTCGCCGATGCCGACGAACTGGAGACGAACGCCCTCAACCGTGCGCTCTTCCCCAACACGCCCTACCGGTTTGTGTCGGGCGGCGACCCGGCCTGCATTCCAGACCTGACTTATGAACAGTTTTTGGCCGCCCACCGCAAGTTCTACGCGCCCTCCAATGCGCTGATCTTTCTGGACGGCGCCGTGGACCTGGACACCGTGCTGCGGGTGCTGGATGAGGAATATCTGCGCAGTTTTGCGCGCAGCGAGCGCACGGTGTTCCCGCCGCTGCAAGCCCCGGTGGACGGCGGCGTGCAGCGCATCGAGTACGAGGTGGCCAGCGAGGCCGAGGAGCCCGGCCGCACCCGCCTGGCCTACGGCTTTGTGCTGGGCAGCTACGCCGACCGCGAGACGCTGGTGGCCACCGGGGTGCTGGCCCAGGTGCTGGCCGGGGACAACGAATCCCCGCTGTGCCGGGCGGTGCTCTCCCGCCAGTTGGCCCGGGACCTGATGCTGCGGGTGTACGACAGTGTGGCCCAGCCCTGGCTGCAGATGGAGATCACCGACCTCAACGCCGAAAACGCGGCCGCCGCCGAGCAGGCAGTGTTTGACGAGCTGCGCCGCCTGGCTGAACAGGGCATTGACTGCACCAAGCTGGAAGCCGCCCTGGCCCGGCGGGAGTTTGAGATGCGGGAGCGGGATTTCGGCGCCTACACGCCCGGCGTGGGCCTGTGTATGCAGACGCTGGAAAGCTGGCTGTACGGCGGCCGGCCGGAAGACAACCTGCAGGTGGGCGCGCTGTTCGACAGCCTGCGCGCCAAGATGCGCGAGGGCTACTTTGAGGACCTGCTGCGGCGCATCTTCCTTGAAAACCCGCACAGGGCCAAGGTGGTGCTGACCCCGAGCCACACCGCCGGCGAGGCCCGCCGCCAGGCCGAGGCCGATCGGCTGGCCCGGGAGGCCGCCGCCTGGACCGAGGCTGACCGCACCGCGCTGCAACAAGAGCAGCAGGAACTGGACGCCTGGCAGAAAACGCCGGACAGCCCCGAAGCGCTGGCTACGCTGCCCAGCCTGACGCTGGCCGATCTGCCCGCCGCCCCCACCGACCTGCCGCTGGAAACGGCCACACTGGCGGGGATTCCGGTACTGCTGCACCGGGTCAAGACGCGGGGCATTGTCTACCTGACTTTCTATTTTGACGCCGACGGCCTGCGCCCCGAGCAGATGAGCGAGCTCGGCTATCTGTGCCAGTTGCTGGGCCACCTGCCCACCCGGCATTACACGGCAGAACAGCTCAACGACCGCATCCGGCTGACCTGCGGCGAACTGCGATTTTACGCCACCGCCTATGCGATCCCCGGCGAGACCGGCCGCTGCCATGTCAAACTCTGCCTGAGCCTGAGCGCGCTGGAACCCAAGCTGGACGCGGCGCTGGACCTGGCCGCCGAGGTGCTGACCACCACCGACCTGAGCGCCGAGCCCGCCGCCCGGGACATTCTGCGCCAGTTGCGGACGCAGCGGATGCAGAACTGCATCATGGCCGGGCACAATGTGGGCAACGGCCGGCTGGCGGCGCAGTTCTCGGCTGCCGGCGCGGCCCAGGAATATCTGACCGGGTTTGCCGGGTACCAGTGGGTCAAAGCCCGGGAGGATCATTGGGACTGGGCCGCCCTGCGCCCGGCCTTGCAAAGCCTGCTGGACGCCATCGCCTGCAAGGCCCGGCTGACGCTGGCCGTGACCACCGACCATGACCTGGCCGGGCAGGCCGCCGCCCGTCTGGCCGCGGCCCTGCCCGAGGGCGCCGCTGCCCCCGAAGCCACCGCGCTGGCCCCCTGGGGCGTGCGGCGGGAGGGCATTGCCATCCCGGCCGACATCGCCTTTGCCTGCTGCGGCGGCAACGTTCTGGCAGGCGGGCAGCCCTACACCGGCGCCTGGCAGCTGGCGTCCAAGCTGCTGGGGCTTGAATACCTGTGGAACGCGGTCCGGGTGCAGGGCGGAGCCTACGGTACCGGGCTGGCGGTGCGAGACACCGGCCTGGCGGCATGCTGGTCCTACCGCGACCCGCGGGGCGTGCAGAGCCTGGAAACGTACAGCCGCTGCGCCGACTTTCTGCGCCAGTTCTGCCGGGAGAGCCGCGATTTGACGGGCCTCATCATCGGCGCGGTGTCAGACAGCGAGCCGCTGCTCTCGCCCCAGGCCCAGGGCACCACCGCCGACACCTGGTACTGGCAGGGCGTGGACTACGCCGAGCGGTGCCGCCGCCGCAAAGCGCTGCTGTCCGCCACGCCGGACACGCTGCTGGCCCTGGCCGACGCGCTCGAAACGGCGCTGCAAGGCGGCGTCTGCGTAGTGGGCGGCCGGCCCCAGTTGGAAGCCTGCGGGCTGGACAGCATCGAGAGTGTTTGA
- a CDS encoding L-serine ammonia-lyase, iron-sulfur-dependent, subunit alpha, whose translation MEDKIYSEYCAILAEELQPAMGCTEPIAVAYCAALARKTLGCLPEDVQVYASANIIKNVKSVVVPNTGGQRGLTVAAAAGIVAGDADAKLQVLAGITPEQVEAIAAYEKRGIVHVHPSDKDYIFDIQVRVSGGSHTAFAEIAGFHTNVIRLEQDSAVLLDRPYTEEGPKHATDRSLLTVERIVEFADAVKIADVQPVLQRQIDCNTAIAKEGLRGQWGANIGRILLESYGDSTHNRAKAWAAAGSDARMNGCELPVVINSGSGNQGLTASLPVIIYARALGSTREELYRALVVSNLVTIHLKTGIGSLSAYCGATAAGCGAGAGVCYLHGGRYKEIAHTIVNAVAIDSGMICDGAKASCAAKIASAVEAGLLGWKMQQHHSQFYGGDGIVVKGVENTIRNVGTLASEGMRETDRTIIRLMTSGMC comes from the coding sequence ATGGAGGACAAAATCTACAGCGAATACTGCGCCATCCTGGCCGAGGAATTGCAGCCCGCGATGGGCTGCACCGAGCCCATTGCCGTGGCCTACTGCGCCGCGTTGGCCCGCAAGACGCTGGGCTGCCTGCCGGAGGATGTGCAGGTGTACGCCAGCGCCAACATCATCAAGAACGTCAAGAGCGTTGTCGTGCCCAACACCGGCGGCCAGCGCGGGCTGACCGTCGCCGCCGCCGCGGGCATTGTGGCGGGCGACGCCGACGCCAAGTTGCAGGTGCTGGCCGGCATCACGCCGGAGCAGGTGGAAGCGATCGCAGCCTATGAAAAGCGGGGCATCGTCCACGTCCACCCGTCGGACAAAGATTACATCTTTGACATCCAGGTGCGGGTTTCGGGCGGCAGCCACACCGCCTTTGCCGAGATTGCCGGCTTCCACACAAACGTCATCCGGCTGGAACAGGACAGCGCCGTGCTGCTCGACCGCCCCTACACCGAGGAAGGTCCCAAGCACGCCACCGACCGCAGCCTGTTGACAGTGGAGCGCATCGTCGAGTTTGCGGACGCTGTCAAGATCGCCGACGTGCAGCCGGTCTTGCAGCGGCAGATCGATTGCAACACCGCCATTGCCAAAGAGGGCCTGCGGGGGCAGTGGGGCGCCAACATCGGGCGGATCTTGCTGGAATCCTACGGCGACTCCACCCACAACCGGGCCAAGGCCTGGGCCGCCGCCGGGTCGGACGCCCGGATGAACGGCTGCGAACTGCCGGTGGTCATCAACTCGGGCAGCGGCAACCAGGGACTGACCGCCTCGCTGCCGGTCATCATTTACGCCCGGGCGCTGGGCTCGACCCGGGAGGAACTTTACCGGGCGCTGGTGGTTTCAAACCTGGTGACCATTCACCTGAAAACCGGCATCGGCAGCCTGTCCGCCTACTGCGGGGCCACCGCCGCCGGGTGCGGCGCCGGGGCCGGGGTGTGCTACCTGCACGGCGGGAGGTACAAGGAGATCGCCCACACCATCGTCAACGCGGTAGCCATCGACTCGGGCATGATCTGCGACGGCGCCAAGGCCAGTTGCGCGGCCAAGATTGCCTCGGCGGTGGAGGCGGGCCTGCTGGGCTGGAAGATGCAGCAGCACCACAGCCAGTTCTACGGCGGCGACGGCATTGTGGTCAAGGGCGTCGAGAACACCATCCGCAACGTGGGCACCCTGGCCAGCGAAGGCATGCGGGAGACCGACCGCACCATCATCCGCCTGATGACCAGCGGGATGTGCTGA
- a CDS encoding LytTR family DNA-binding domain-containing protein, whose product MKMRTLLVDSDETLRTNLWNLLKLYQNFALEGEADTAEAAVSFVQQHPVDVIFINHQPAEPCRTSTGDWVAYLLAQTHPDVQVVLYADTADWAFQAFRSQCAGYLLLPFDPLALQAQVNRLRYVFDLQQTKREAANRSLLIKTRIGYQLTPVSDILFVERSNRKNRIVTQSGAEIHPLGYTMNQLEQMLEGCGFYRCYQSFIVNLSKVSFIRADGSSKTYAIQFDGYDGEVLLSRDKYPELLTLLKEKYANIDF is encoded by the coding sequence ATGAAAATGCGCACCCTGCTGGTGGACAGCGACGAGACGCTGCGCACCAATTTGTGGAACCTGCTCAAGCTCTACCAGAACTTTGCGCTGGAAGGCGAGGCCGACACCGCCGAGGCCGCCGTCTCCTTTGTGCAGCAGCACCCGGTGGATGTGATCTTTATCAACCACCAGCCCGCCGAACCCTGCCGCACCAGCACCGGGGACTGGGTGGCCTATCTGCTGGCCCAGACCCACCCCGATGTGCAGGTGGTGCTCTATGCCGACACGGCCGATTGGGCTTTCCAGGCGTTTCGCAGCCAGTGCGCCGGCTACCTGCTGCTGCCCTTTGACCCGCTGGCGTTGCAGGCGCAGGTCAACCGCCTGCGCTATGTGTTCGACTTGCAGCAGACCAAGCGGGAAGCCGCCAACCGCAGCCTGCTCATCAAAACGCGCATCGGCTATCAGCTCACGCCGGTCAGCGACATTTTGTTTGTCGAGCGCAGCAACCGCAAAAACCGCATTGTCACCCAGTCCGGCGCCGAGATTCACCCGCTGGGCTACACGATGAACCAGTTGGAACAAATGCTGGAGGGGTGCGGCTTTTACCGGTGTTACCAGTCCTTTATCGTCAACCTGTCCAAGGTTTCCTTCATCCGGGCGGACGGCAGCAGCAAAACCTACGCCATCCAGTTTGACGGCTATGACGGCGAGGTCCTGCTCAGCCGCGACAAATACCCCGAACTGCTCACCCTGCTGAAAGAAAAGTACGCCAACATTGACTTTTGA
- a CDS encoding ABC transporter ATP-binding protein has protein sequence MKNKQKAKFSFGAYLSFFTRFPIPWWLFLLSLLLGFANTEVILAVSNYLIRINKGELYNGVIIGYALMNVFNALLSMLISLTGGYGSALVTLRARKLLWRKILHLPMREVERRQPSALISGLVNDITQASLVVQMAFNTIVSLYSFFRCCWEMYRFDGTLSLYMLLLLPIAVLVFALVGHLQYQMMLRRYDSLNVMTTFFSEHISAAKHVKAQAMEDLEVAEGLKAIDSRYKADLYYAFMVAVQTLSNSLYNTIGTIVIALCGSDLIRQGKMPETGINDFSTYKGRVDQYTAEVLTHYQTLKGTQGALQYVGVLLDGPEEDPQAGNPLPDKQTAQDIRLERVSFGYIPQQPVLHDLSFTIPHGKVTAIIGNNGSGKSTLLKLLQGIYAPDSGRIWLGSTPVDESKPCELRRQFGYILQNNPLFSGSVRDNIAYGETGPADQRRVEQAARLADADGFIRQLPNGYDTDVGAAGALLSGGQRQRIAIARALYIRPTYLLMDEAGASLDHRSDAAIFRTVREELKGHTILVVAHDMRTVMDADLIVVLNHGELEATGTHDELLAASPTYRDYLKKQGFALPGEEAAK, from the coding sequence ATGAAAAACAAGCAGAAAGCCAAGTTCTCCTTTGGGGCGTACCTGTCCTTTTTCACCCGCTTCCCGATCCCGTGGTGGCTGTTTTTGCTCTCGCTGCTCCTGGGGTTTGCCAACACCGAGGTCATTCTGGCCGTTTCCAACTATCTGATCCGCATCAACAAGGGCGAATTGTACAACGGGGTCATCATCGGCTATGCGCTGATGAACGTATTCAACGCCCTGCTCAGCATGCTCATCAGCCTGACCGGCGGGTATGGCAGCGCCCTGGTCACGCTGCGGGCGCGCAAACTGCTCTGGCGCAAGATCCTCCACCTGCCCATGCGGGAGGTGGAGCGCCGCCAGCCCTCGGCCCTGATCTCCGGGCTGGTCAACGACATCACCCAGGCCAGCCTGGTGGTCCAGATGGCCTTCAACACCATTGTGTCCCTGTACAGCTTTTTCCGCTGCTGCTGGGAGATGTACCGCTTTGACGGCACGCTCTCGCTGTACATGCTGCTGTTGCTGCCCATCGCGGTGCTGGTGTTCGCGCTGGTGGGCCATCTGCAATACCAGATGATGCTCCGGCGGTACGACAGCCTGAATGTGATGACCACCTTTTTCTCCGAGCATATCTCGGCGGCCAAACACGTCAAGGCCCAGGCGATGGAGGACCTGGAGGTGGCCGAGGGACTGAAAGCCATTGATTCGCGGTATAAGGCCGACCTCTACTACGCCTTCATGGTGGCGGTCCAGACGCTGTCCAACTCCCTCTACAACACCATCGGCACAATCGTCATCGCGCTGTGCGGGTCGGATCTGATCCGCCAGGGCAAAATGCCCGAGACCGGCATCAACGATTTTTCCACCTACAAGGGCCGGGTGGACCAGTATACGGCGGAGGTGCTGACCCACTACCAGACTCTCAAGGGCACCCAGGGCGCTTTGCAGTATGTGGGCGTGCTGCTGGACGGCCCGGAGGAGGACCCCCAGGCAGGCAATCCGCTGCCGGACAAACAAACAGCGCAGGATATCCGGCTGGAGCGCGTCTCGTTCGGCTACATTCCCCAGCAGCCGGTGCTGCACGATTTGTCCTTCACGATCCCCCATGGCAAGGTGACGGCCATCATCGGCAACAACGGCTCGGGCAAATCCACCCTGCTCAAACTCCTCCAGGGCATCTATGCGCCGGACAGCGGCCGTATCTGGCTGGGCAGCACGCCGGTGGACGAGTCGAAGCCCTGCGAACTGCGGCGGCAGTTCGGGTATATCCTGCAAAATAACCCGCTCTTCTCCGGGTCGGTCCGCGACAACATCGCCTACGGCGAAACCGGCCCGGCCGACCAGCGCCGGGTCGAGCAGGCGGCCCGCCTGGCCGATGCCGACGGCTTTATCCGCCAGTTGCCAAACGGCTATGACACCGACGTGGGCGCGGCGGGCGCGCTGCTGTCCGGCGGGCAGCGGCAGCGCATCGCCATTGCGCGGGCCCTGTACATCCGCCCCACCTACCTGCTGATGGACGAAGCCGGGGCCAGCCTTGACCACCGCAGCGACGCGGCGATCTTCCGCACAGTGCGCGAGGAACTCAAGGGCCATACCATCCTTGTGGTGGCGCACGATATGCGCACAGTGATGGATGCCGACCTCATTGTTGTGCTGAACCACGGCGAACTGGAAGCCACTGGCACCCACGACGAATTGCTGGCGGCCAGCCCGACCTATCGGGACTATCTGAAAAAGCAGGGCTTTGCCCTGCCCGGGGAGGAGGCGGCGAAATGA
- a CDS encoding ABC transporter ATP-binding protein — MEQNALFRKRYGSFRRFFAMLGKARLPYLWIVGYLAVSALIANVSVSTTEYSAALFAGQVGLFAVVLPYLFFTLLSLVIGSISSLTSNLCLARIDRNLRRMVWKKVVHLPLQFYEANNPKELLSRITTDVTSISTLIMQVLLPVFTTAYSSLLMLGRVSSYDQRLMWALVIVLPVNILISFVLGRMRFGVADLINRRNAQLTAAIAERANNMLLIKSMGTEEKEAVAGEARMKASYQAEVTDLWVRGLALPINAIASALQSVAIILAGRAFYSTGALDLTQWIAYYGFAIQLTNILSNYCSSWSNFKGAQGSVDRVSQIMDEREEPLDEGCAAEVLRGNISLRDVCFSYGNTALFTGLNAEIPAGKITAIVGPSGSGKTTLLNLIDRLYPLAKGTIAVDGRDIAGISLHSFRQAVGYVTQESVMYSGTIRQNLLYGLDRTPDDQELDRVCEAVGILDFVREQPEGYDTPVGEAGASLSGGQRQRFSVARALLQKSDILLLDEATAAMDIAGKDCVWKSIRTLMAGKTVVYVAHDAQTLQNADWILVLERGTVTAAGNRQTVMRQSAFCREMMDLRGGASA, encoded by the coding sequence ATGGAACAGAATGCATTGTTCCGCAAGCGGTACGGCAGTTTCCGGCGCTTTTTTGCCATGCTGGGCAAGGCGCGGCTGCCTTATCTCTGGATCGTGGGGTATCTGGCGGTATCGGCCCTCATTGCCAATGTGAGCGTCAGCACGACCGAATACAGCGCCGCGCTGTTCGCCGGCCAGGTGGGCCTTTTCGCCGTCGTGCTGCCCTACCTGTTTTTTACGCTGCTATCGCTGGTGATCGGCTCCATTTCCAGCCTGACAAGCAACCTGTGCCTGGCGCGGATCGACCGGAACCTGCGGCGGATGGTGTGGAAAAAGGTCGTGCATCTGCCGCTGCAATTCTATGAGGCCAACAACCCCAAGGAGCTGCTCAGCCGCATCACCACCGATGTAACCAGCATCAGCACCCTGATCATGCAGGTGCTTTTGCCGGTGTTCACCACGGCGTACTCCAGCCTGCTGATGCTGGGGCGCGTTTCCAGCTATGACCAGCGGCTGATGTGGGCGCTGGTGATCGTGCTGCCCGTAAACATCCTGATCTCCTTTGTGCTGGGGCGGATGCGCTTTGGCGTGGCGGACCTGATCAACCGGCGCAACGCACAGCTGACCGCGGCCATCGCGGAGCGGGCCAACAATATGCTGCTGATCAAGTCGATGGGCACCGAGGAAAAAGAAGCGGTCGCCGGCGAAGCACGGATGAAAGCCTCCTACCAGGCCGAGGTGACCGACCTGTGGGTGCGCGGCTTGGCGCTGCCGATCAACGCCATCGCCAGCGCGCTGCAAAGCGTGGCGATCATCCTGGCGGGCCGCGCCTTTTACAGCACCGGCGCACTGGACCTGACCCAGTGGATCGCCTACTATGGGTTTGCAATCCAGCTCACAAACATCCTCAGCAACTACTGCAGTTCCTGGTCCAACTTCAAGGGGGCGCAGGGGTCTGTGGACCGCGTGTCCCAAATCATGGACGAGCGGGAGGAGCCGTTGGACGAGGGCTGTGCTGCGGAAGTGCTCCGGGGGAACATCTCGCTGCGGGACGTGTGCTTCTCCTACGGGAACACAGCGCTGTTTACCGGTCTCAACGCGGAGATCCCCGCCGGAAAAATTACCGCGATCGTGGGCCCTTCCGGCAGCGGCAAGACAACGCTGCTGAACCTGATCGACCGGCTGTACCCGCTGGCAAAGGGGACCATCGCCGTGGACGGGCGGGACATTGCCGGTATTTCCCTGCACAGTTTCCGCCAGGCCGTGGGCTATGTGACGCAGGAGAGCGTGATGTATTCCGGCACCATCCGGCAAAACCTGCTGTATGGTTTGGACCGCACGCCGGACGACCAGGAACTGGACCGGGTCTGTGAGGCCGTGGGCATTCTGGATTTTGTGCGGGAGCAGCCGGAAGGCTACGACACGCCGGTCGGGGAAGCCGGGGCCAGCCTGTCCGGCGGGCAGCGGCAGCGCTTCTCGGTAGCGCGGGCACTTTTGCAGAAGTCGGACATCCTGCTGCTGGACGAGGCGACCGCCGCCATGGACATAGCCGGCAAGGACTGCGTCTGGAAGAGCATCCGCACCCTGATGGCCGGCAAGACGGTGGTGTATGTGGCCCACGACGCCCAGACGCTGCAAAACGCCGACTGGATCCTGGTGCTGGAACGCGGGACGGTCACCGCGGCGGGCAATCGCCAGACAGTTATGCGGCAAAGCGCGTTCTGCCGTGAAATGATGGACCTGAGAGGAGGGGCCTCCGCATGA
- a CDS encoding co-chaperone YbbN — MIQQANSENFESLVQDGFVIVDFYGTTCVPCKLFARILEDLDAEIPFLNIVKLNTTENPGLAEQYGIRAVPTVQFYKDGKLVHSHVGVMQPQQVKDVIARYMYD, encoded by the coding sequence ATGATTCAACAGGCCAACAGCGAAAACTTTGAAAGCCTTGTCCAAGACGGTTTTGTGATCGTCGATTTTTACGGCACCACCTGCGTGCCCTGCAAGCTCTTTGCCCGCATTCTCGAGGATCTGGACGCCGAGATCCCCTTTTTGAACATCGTCAAGCTCAACACCACCGAGAACCCCGGCCTGGCCGAACAGTACGGTATCCGGGCCGTGCCCACCGTCCAGTTTTACAAGGACGGCAAGCTGGTTCACAGCCATGTGGGTGTGATGCAGCCGCAGCAGGTCAAGGACGTGATCGCCCGGTACATGTATGACTGA
- a CDS encoding YitT family protein translates to MKPGWLGYLGRLAGVLAGNALLAYGVAAVYLPAGLAVGGATGVGLILHTLFGLDTAVSVFVLNLGLLVAGWACIGREFAINTAAGSLAYPVFLGLWQRLPAFSLLETDRFAALVCGACFVGAGVGVTLRAGASTGGSDSLAMILHRTIRLPVAGVKMAADYGVMVMAFWMAGGRNLWFSVMALAIETFVMNRTMVAGAAQLQLLVISDHYEEIRQALLCEAQAGVTMLHADTGLRRTAGSVVFCVIPNKKLYGVKAAIHRIDPGAFLTIATVREVQGQGFTAARIPLPVGK, encoded by the coding sequence ATGAAACCCGGCTGGCTGGGCTACCTGGGGCGGCTGGCGGGCGTGCTGGCCGGCAATGCGCTGCTGGCCTACGGGGTGGCGGCGGTCTACCTGCCTGCCGGGCTGGCGGTGGGCGGCGCCACTGGCGTAGGGCTGATCCTCCACACGTTGTTTGGGCTGGACACTGCTGTGTCCGTCTTTGTGCTGAACCTGGGCCTGCTGGTGGCCGGATGGGCCTGCATCGGGCGGGAGTTTGCCATCAACACAGCGGCCGGGTCGCTGGCCTATCCAGTGTTTCTGGGGCTGTGGCAGCGTTTGCCCGCCTTTTCACTGCTCGAAACCGACCGCTTCGCGGCCCTTGTGTGCGGGGCCTGCTTTGTGGGGGCCGGCGTGGGGGTTACACTTCGGGCCGGCGCTTCCACCGGCGGCAGCGACTCGCTGGCCATGATCCTGCACCGGACAATCCGGCTGCCGGTAGCGGGGGTCAAAATGGCCGCCGACTACGGCGTGATGGTCATGGCGTTCTGGATGGCTGGCGGGCGCAACCTCTGGTTCAGCGTGATGGCCCTGGCCATCGAAACTTTTGTGATGAACCGGACCATGGTGGCAGGCGCCGCCCAGCTTCAGCTGCTGGTGATCTCCGACCACTACGAGGAGATCCGGCAAGCCCTGCTTTGCGAGGCGCAGGCCGGCGTGACAATGCTCCACGCAGACACCGGCCTGCGGCGGACGGCGGGCAGTGTGGTGTTCTGCGTCATCCCTAACAAGAAACTTTACGGCGTTAAAGCAGCTATCCACCGCATCGACCCCGGCGCATTTTTGACCATCGCCACCGTCCGGGAAGTGCAGGGTCAGGGGTTCACCGCCGCGCGCATCCCATTGCCGGTGGGAAAATAG